One segment of Lytechinus variegatus isolate NC3 chromosome 13, Lvar_3.0, whole genome shotgun sequence DNA contains the following:
- the LOC121425953 gene encoding sodium-dependent noradrenaline transporter-like, with protein MSAPVAMDREKWSWKLDFLATNIGFVACFENMWRFPYLCYYYGGALFLIPYVLCVFFIAMPLLFLEMALGQYTSSGSLKAWRISPLFRGIGIASTVVLFWRGIMCNVILAWTLYYLYSSCIGFGSDFPWTRCDQSWNTANCLESGYEWGCVNGTYIPVNRYDRPPDYYYFDFDSE; from the exons ATGTCGGCTCCGGTAGCGATGGATCGAGAAAAATGGAGCTGGAAATTGGATTTTCTAGCAACAAACATCGGTTTTGTAGCGTGTTTCGAGAATATGTGGCGCTTCCCTTATCTCTGCTACTATTACGGAGGCG CCTTGTTCCTCATCCCGTATGTCTTGTGTGTGTTCTTCATCGCGATGCCTCTTCTGTTCTTGGAGATGGCTCTTGGCCAGTACACCTCTTCGGGATCCCTCAAAGCTTGGAGGATTAGTCCACTTTTTAGGG GTATTGGCATAGCTTCTACCGTGGTACTGTTTTGGCGTGGCATCATGTGCAACGTCATCTTGGCTTGGACTCTGTATTACCTCTACAGCTCCTGTATTGGTTTTGGGAGTGATTTTCCTTGGACGAGATGCGATCAGTCATGGAACACAGCCAATTGTCTTGAATCTGGA TACGAATGGGGATGCGTCAACGGAACGTACATTCCTGTCAACAGATACGATAGACCACCGGACTACTATTACTTCGACTTCGACAGTGAA